Genomic segment of Zingiber officinale cultivar Zhangliang chromosome 11B, Zo_v1.1, whole genome shotgun sequence:
tatatgcaGTTCCTCTATctaaaaaattttgtttccatTCCCTACATGTAAAGTTTCCTTTGCTTCAACTCCCCTCATGTAAATATCATGACTTAATTgtcctcagattttttaggtataaaaagtccaaaaacgagtataattcttcttaaaatcagcattttatactagaatcgagtatattttctatcaaaattatctctcatattttttaggtataaaaaatctaaaaacgagtataattcctgttaaattcagtattttacattagaatcaagtatattttctattaaattgagcatgatttttccctgcttaatataatttctcctaaattcagtaccatttaaacaaaatttagtatattttcatccaattgagtaccatttaaagaaaatcatgtatattttctatcaaaattaactcGCAAatttttttaggtacaaatagtctaaaaatgaatataattcctattaaattcaataCTTTAAACTAGAATAGAGTATATTTActattaaattgagcacaacttttttcttaatataatttctcctaaattcaatactatttatcatttaaagaaaatctagtatattttccatccaattgagtatcatttaaagaaaatctaatatattttccatctaattaagatgaaaaaaaaacgtactcaatttgataaaaaaatatattagattctaaatttaatgtattgaatttaaaatgaattatactgatttttaaattttttatacctaaaaatattatgaataattagataaatatgtttgactagagaataaaaataaaaaatttggaaaataaGGACCGCATGTAAAGTTATGTTTGCTAATGGGACTTCACGCAAATTTTCCCTTAAATGGAAAGCTAAATGGAAAGCCGCGGTCCAAGCTCTCCGCTAACTGCTGATCGCCGTCTCCCCCCGCTGGTGTTGCCGATCTGGCGGAGGCAGCGCCTGAGCAGTTCCTGTGCCCCCTCTCGCGCTCAATCATGGGGGACCCTGTCGTCCTCGCCACCACAGGGTGGACCTTCGAGCGGAGCTGCATCCTTGCCTGCCTCGACCTCGGCATCGTCCCTCCCGAACTCTCCCTCCAacacccttcttcttcctccttcactTCGTTGCCCTCTTCGACGCCCGTGCTGATCCCCAACGTCACTCTCAAATCCGCCATCCTCCACTGGTGCGAGGGCCGTGGTCTCCCCCGCCCTCTCCCCATCCCTCCCGATGCCGCCCGCGCCCTAGTCGGCCACCTCATATGCCCCGATTCCCCTTCTTCCACTCTCGGGGTTGCTTCTCGTTCTCCTCCTGGTGAATTGGCTTCCGGTGATTGCGgtggaaaagaaaaagataaagtcTTGCGGACGAGCTCGCTCCGTCTCGTTCTGGAGAACAAAAAGGATCAATGCTTGAAAGTTTCGGCGTCATCTTCTAGATCAATGGGTAAAGAAGACGACGAATTGGGGTTGAAATCGAGTGAAATAGATATCAATTTCAAGGAAAACTCTCCTTTTTTTTCGCTGCCCTCCACCACCAGCTCCTCAACTTATCacacttcttcctcttccttatcctctccctctcttgagATCGAGAACACAAAATCTGCGATCTTGACTTCCTCAGACATTTTGTCTCCTACTATTTCCGAAATCGATGCTTTCGAAGATGAGATCCTGGCGAAGTTGACGGAGGACGACATTAAGGAGCAGGAGTTCATAGCTGTTTTCCTCCGCCATGCCACCAGAGAGGATCGCTTCTGCCGGATCAAACTCTGTAGCCGCAGGCTACTCGCTGCCCTCCGCTCCATGGTCCTCTCTCGCTGTGCCGCTGTCCAGATTAACGCCGTCGCCGTCGTCGTGAACCTGTCGCTGGAGCCAGACAATAAAGTTTCAATTGTGCGTTGTGGTGTGGTCTTGCCGCTCATAGACGTGCTCAGGCACGGCCGGCCAGAGGCCCAAGAGCACGCCGCCGCCGCCTTCTTCAGTCTTGCTCTTGAGGAAGAGAACAGGGTGATCATTGGTTCCCTAGGCGCCATCCCGCCGCTGCTTGTCCTGTTTGCGTGCCCGTCCAGTGCCGGCCTCCGCACTCGTCGCGACGCCGGGAAGGCACTCTACTACCTCTCCCTCTCAGATCCTAATCGTCCCAAGATCGCACAAAGCGCCGGTGCTGCGCGTGCGCTTCTCGCCGTTGCGTCGGCGGGTGGAGATGAGGAGACAGCGACAGCGATTCAAGCCTCGCCACGGAGGCTGGGCCCTGGCCTGCAACGACTGGCGATGAGGGTGATTAGTCACCTGGCGGCCTGCAGTGAGGGGCGCAGCGCGCTGATGGATGCCGAGGCTGTCCCGGCGGTGGTGGCCTTAATGAAGAGTGAGGCGGCGGTGGCAATGGAGGAGCACTGCGTAGCGGCTCTCTTTGGAATGAGCCGGGACCGATACAGGTTTCCACGTTTGGCCAGGGCAGCGGAGGCAGAGCAGATGCTAATGAGGGTGGCAGAGGGGGGGAGCGACGACGTCCGGAGAAGAATGGCTAGGAAAACGCTTCGGGCGATAAGGAGGGAGGACGATGAGGAGACGGCGCCGGCTCCGACGACAGGCCCCTCCGCTGAAGATGGCAACAGAGTCGCGAATTCGGATTGGTTGGTGTCGTTTCGGAGCGGTTACACGGCCGCTGGTAATGGATCCAACAAGTCGGCCGTTGCATATAAACAATAAATAGAATATTCTTAAATTTACTGAGTCAACATCAAAATACTGTCCCATTTTTTGTCTGTTCTAGTATTTCATTATCGATCGAAcgggttaaattaaattttaagatattataatatttttaaaatatgtacAGTATTCTCGTGAAGTATAAAGTATCCTTGAAATTTAATCTGATTCGTCCGATCAATAATGGGACACGggaatataagaaaaaaaatgaggaCAGAGAAtagaaattgaaaataaacaaacatactgaatcAACTAGTATTCAAAAAGTGATGAGATGTTTTCTCATTGACTAACTTGAGTCTCGCAGCACTTTCAAGTTTGAGAATTTATAGAGAAAATGACATTGAGTTTGCATGACCACGAAAGAACAAATTGCGTTTCAGTTTTTTATTGGGAACAAATTCATGTGGGTGGAACGTCGAATCTTGAAGTGCAAGAAAGCAAGGAAGTTACATCCTCACCAAGCATGAACATCTACAAGGTCAATTGAAAGGGCACGGATCAGAAAACtcgctcttttttttttttctaacattGACATTTCAACATATTGAATCCTCGTACGTAGTATCGAAGCACGATCTCAATACTCAGAGATGCTCATCCATCGGAAAAACTATGATCGTGGAACTTGCAATGTTCGGCACAGGGGCATCTTCTAATTTTCCATCAGTTTGTGTACCACAATTTTCGTGCTGCAGCAAAAATAGTTGTATATTTGATGTTGTTTCCTTGATCTCTTCAACAGAGATAGTATGAATGAAAATAAACAGTGTATAGCAATATAACTAACTATGGAAAATAAAGATGTAACGGTGGCGAAAGATATTAAAAAAATGT
This window contains:
- the LOC122033459 gene encoding U-box domain-containing protein 38-like, with translation MGDPVVLATTGWTFERSCILACLDLGIVPPELSLQHPSSSSFTSLPSSTPVLIPNVTLKSAILHWCEGRGLPRPLPIPPDAARALVGHLICPDSPSSTLGVASRSPPGELASGDCGGKEKDKVLRTSSLRLVLENKKDQCLKVSASSSRSMGKEDDELGLKSSEIDINFKENSPFFSLPSTTSSSTYHTSSSSLSSPSLEIENTKSAILTSSDILSPTISEIDAFEDEILAKLTEDDIKEQEFIAVFLRHATREDRFCRIKLCSRRLLAALRSMVLSRCAAVQINAVAVVVNLSLEPDNKVSIVRCGVVLPLIDVLRHGRPEAQEHAAAAFFSLALEEENRVIIGSLGAIPPLLVLFACPSSAGLRTRRDAGKALYYLSLSDPNRPKIAQSAGAARALLAVASAGGDEETATAIQASPRRLGPGLQRLAMRVISHLAACSEGRSALMDAEAVPAVVALMKSEAAVAMEEHCVAALFGMSRDRYRFPRLARAAEAEQMLMRVAEGGSDDVRRRMARKTLRAIRREDDEETAPAPTTGPSAEDGNRVANSDWLVSFRSGYTAAGNGSNKSAVAYKQ